One Neodiprion pinetum isolate iyNeoPine1 chromosome 1, iyNeoPine1.2, whole genome shotgun sequence genomic window carries:
- the LOC124216017 gene encoding myb-like protein D: MKTLICVAAFLVICEAGHPNLSFLRALVRGEDGVSRTDFPAYEDKCTKIRECISCSEAKVCLPNGEPIGTVNCSVWSPSTPFCDPENGLCTSEEPSSCAEKQRPFPCPPQDGTYPDPEDCGRFHYCVGGKDTTIVCPKKNVYDHSQGTCKLRRRLSDCVEFNCVHREGEDILYPEDDRIWATCAAGKAYIMGRCKEYERYDIALRKCSRICRAVENQPIEGECGSYIRCAEVGIGQLEPVRFPCPPGQGFDTGKKVCSPSVSCSASSGSEESNAGNEDGEKDEDDEVDAEAGGSRLLSFRINSSGNSNSNNNVSNGDDSTNGNLINGNGNGNNTNSGNVGSAGRSVIASRIINNSGSNNTDNSIENGDDRVGGNLVNGNNNGNSVNSENVGSGNQNRMASRIINNSGSNNVKNNVENGDDKVAGNLVNGNNNGNKESSGNVGTGNQNRMASRIINNSGSNNVKNNVENGDDKVAGNLVNGNNNGNKESSGNVGTGNQNRMASRIINNSGSNNVKNNVENGDDKVIGNVVNGNNNGNSEDSGNVGSGNQHKAEPRIIKNSGSNNWHNQVENGNGRVTGNLANGNNNGNNNNSGNVGTENRDRRSVLVRINNSGNENSVNNIVNGNDESNGNLINGNDNSGNSNDGNISSSNQNGPSSRINNSGNTNANNSIANGNDSSNGNLVNGNGNSGNHNNGNVETGNHGKLVSRIINTSGDRNSKNDITNGDDVVVGNLINGNNNGNSHYSGNTGSGNQHEPAARINNSGNDNANNSVANGNDSNNGNLVNGNGNSENGNSGNIGSGNQRRFASRIINNAGDNNKDNKVANGNDSVGGNLVNGNNNGNSHNSGNTGSGNQHRMISRINNSGNNNADNNVANGDDSSNGNLVNGNNNSANTNTGNIGSENHHHETTEFNDDQDQGSITEEQASGMLESIHKLAEWLRDKISDRNPPESDSSNLLPTEEIVDEDSES, from the exons ATGAAGACCTTAATCTGTGTCGCTGCCTTCTTG GTAATTTGCGAAGCTGGTCATCCGAATCTGAGCTTTCTGCGAGCTTTGGTACGAGGCGAGGATGGCGTTTCAAGAACCGACTTCCCGGCATACGAAGACAAGTGCACGAAGATCCGAGAATGCATAAGTTGTTCCGAAGCGAAGGTGTGTTTGCCGAATGGCGAGCCGATTGGGACGGTGAATTGTTCCGTCTGGAGCCCTTCGACGCCATTCTGCGACCCGGAGAACGGTCTTTGCACCTCTGAGGAGCCCTCGAGCTGCGCGGAGAAACAGAGACCGTTCCCATGTCCGCCCCAGGATGGCACCTATCCGGACCCGGAGGACTGCGGGCGGTTCCACTACTGCGTTGGTGGCAAGGATACGACGATAGTCTGTCCGAAGAAGAACGTCTATGACCACAGTCAAGGGACCTGCAAGCTTCGCCGACGGCTGTCTGACTGCGTGGAATTCAACTGCGTCCACAGAGAGGGCGAGGACATTTTGTATCCCGAGGATGATCGCATCTGGGCGACTTGCGCCGCTGGCAAAGCTTACATCATGGGTCGATGCAAGGAGTACGAACGGTACGACATCGCCCTCAGGAAATGCTCCAGGATCTGCAGGGCTGTTGAGAACCAGCCGATCGAGGGCGAGTGCGGTAGCTACATCAGGTGTGCCGAGGTTGGAATTGGGCAGTTGGAACCCGTAAGGTTTCCTTGTCCACCTGGCCAAGGCTTTGATACTGGTAAGAAAGTGTGTAGCCCGAGCGTTTCTTGCTCCGCTTCATCCGGTAGCGAGGAAAGTAATGCTGGTAATGAGGACGGCGAAAAGGATGAGGATGACGAGGTCGATGCTGAGGCTGGTGGTTCGCGGTTACTCTCTTTCCGCATCAACAGTTCTGGCAATTCGAACAGTAATAACAACGTTTCGAACGGAGATGACAGCACGAACGGTAATTTAATCAATGGTAACGGTAACGGGAATAATACGAATTCCGGAAACGTTGGATCAGCCGGTCGGTCTGTTATTGCTTCTCGTATCATCAACAACTCGGGGAGTAATAACACGGACAACAGTATTGAAAATGGTGACGATAGAGTCGGCGGAAATCTCGTGAATGGTAACAACAACGGAAATTCAGTAAACTCGGAAAATGTAGGATCCGGAAACCAGAATAGGATGGCATCTCGAATCATCAACAACTCGGGGAGCAACAATGTTAAGAACAATGTCGAGAACGGTGACGATAAAGTGGCAGGAAACCTCGTGAACGGTAACAACAACGGAAATAAGGAAAGTTCGGGAAACGTCGGAACTGGAAATCAGAATAGAATGGCATCTCGAATTATTAACAACTCGGGGAGCAACAATGTTAAGAACAATGTCGAGAACGGTGACGATAAAGTGGCAGGAAACCTCGTGAACGGTAACAACAACGGAAATAAGGAAAGTTCGGGAAACGTCGGAACTGGAAATCAGAATAGAATGGCATCTCGAATTATTAACAACTCGGGGAGCAACAATGTTAAGAACAATGTTGAGAACGGCGACGATAAAGTGATAGGAAACGTCGTCAATGGTAATAACAATGGGAACAGTGAGGACTCCGGAAACGTTGGATCCGGAAATCAGCACAAGGCTGAACCTCGAATCATCAAAAACTCGGGAAGCAACAACTGGCACAATCAGGTTGAGAATGGGAATGGTAGGGTGACCGGAAATCTCGCGAATGGAAATAACAATGGGAATAACAACAACTCGGGGAATGTTGGTACCGAAAATCGTGACCGCCGATCGGTACTGGTCCGTATTAATAATTCCGGTAACGAGAACAGCGTCAACAACATTGTCAACGGAAACGACGAAAGCAACGGTAACCTCATAAATGGTAACGACAACTCGGGGAATAGTAACGACGGAAATATCAGTTCTAGTAACCAAAATGGTCCGTCTTCTCGGATCAATAATTCGGGGAACACCAACGCGAACAACAGCATTGCGAATGGAAACGATAGTTCTAACGGAAATCTGGTGAACGGAAACGGCAACTCGGGAAATCATAATAATGGGAACGTCGAGACTGGAAACCATGGAAAATTGGTTTCGAGGATAATAAATACCTCGGGAGACAGGAACAGCAAAAATGATATCACAAACGGCGACGATGTCGTCGTGGGCAACCTCATCAACGGCAACAACAATGGGAACAGTCATTATTCGGGGAATACTGGATCCGGTAATCAGCATGAACCCGCCGCTCGCATCAATAATTCCGGAAACGACAACGCGAACAACAGTGTTGCCAACGGGAATGACAGCAACAACGGAAATCTCGTTAACGGAAACGGGAACTCGGAGAACGGAAATTCCGGAAACATTGGGTCTGGAAACCAGAGAAGATTTGCTTCGAGGATAATAAATAACGCGGGGGACAACAACAAGGACAACAAGGTGGCGAACGGCAACGACAGCGTGGGCGGAAACCTCGTCAACGGAAACAACAACGGGAACAGTCATAATTCCGGGAATACTGGATCTGGCAATCAGCACAGAATGATTTCTCGCATCAATAATTCCGGGAACAATAATGCGGACAATAACGTTGCGAACGGTGACGACAGCTCCAATGGAAACCTGGTTAATGGAAACAACAACTCCGCTAATACAAACACCGGAAATATTGGCTCCGAGAACCATCATCACGAGACCACAGAATTCAACGATGATCAAGACCAAGGATCAATTACCGAAGAGCAAGCTTCCGGTATGTTAGAATCGATCCACAAACTGGCGGAATGGTTGAGAGATAAGATCTCTGACCGGAACCCACCGGAAAGCGATTCTTCAAACTTGTTACCAACGGAGGAGATTGTGGATGAAGATTCGGAGTCTTAG